One Clavelina lepadiformis chromosome 1, kaClaLepa1.1, whole genome shotgun sequence genomic region harbors:
- the LOC143444453 gene encoding CCN family member 2-like, which yields MLNNILLVIFAIAVSSIASQRHRSNANPRFDLAHDGHSERDFYLSQNNSTECEECVCPQTPTCSPGISLVEDGCECCKVCARQLGESCDAKHVCDYHKGLFCDPETRVCKASPGRPCNVQGRLYGNGELFQLNCRATCSCIDGDLGCFPTCTTPRFPPASLSCTRPRLIRRKGKCCGEWICPKGGKLGKNVLRFDNEVRGRPETEVTFRNSCMVQTTEWSPCSKTCGFGISDRVTNDNEDCKLEKQTRLCNLRPCSMTEASVTSRKRTCRKNVKHPKRVQFSLSGCISSAVYRPKYCGFCRNKCCRPKLSKTITVEFECREGSEVTSTFTRKMMWIKKCYCEDCVNENDIFSIGYGVGMGNDVARLT from the exons ATGTTGAATAACATACTACTTGTGATTTTTGCAATCGCCGTATCTTCGATTGCGTCACAAAGACATCGGTCAAATGCGAATCCTCGCTTTGATCTTGCGCATGATGGCCATTCAGAAAGGGACTTTTATCTGTCT CAAAACAATTCGACCGAATGTGAGGAATGTGTCTGCCCGCAAACTCCCACCTGCTCACCCGGGATCAGTCTCGTCGAAGATGGCTGCGAATGCTGCAAGGTGTGCGCCAGGCAGTTGGGTGAAAGTTGTGATGCGAAACACGTCTGCGATTACCACAAAGGACTTTTCTGTGACCCTGAAACCCGAGTGTGCAAAG CGAGCCCAGGCCGACCTTGCAACGTCCAGGGCAGACTTTATGGGAATGGGGAACTTTTTCAACTGAACTGTAGAGCAACATGCTCTTGTATTGACGGGGACCTGGGTTGTTTTCCGACTTGCACCACCCCAAGATTCCCACCTGCTTCACTCAGCTGTACAAGACCAAG GTTGATTCGTCGCAAGGGAAAATGCTGTGGGGAGTGGATATGTCCCAAAGGAGGCAAATTgggaaaaaatgttttgcgaTTCGACAACGAAG TGAGAGGACGACCAGAAACGGAGGTGACTTTCAGAAATTCCTGCATGGTCCAAACCACAGAATGGTCTCCCTGCTCCAAGACCTGCGGCTTTGGCATCTCTGATCGAGTTACGAACGACAATGAAGACTGTAAGTTGGAGAAACAAACCAGGCTTTGTAACCTCAGGCCTTGCTCCATGACAGAAGCGTCAGTGACATCG CGAAAAAGAACATGCCgcaaaaatgttaaacacCCGAAGAGAGTTCAATTTTCGCTCAGCGGATGCATCAGCAGCGCCGTCTACCGGCCGAAATATTGTGGCTTCTGCAGAAACAAGTGCTGCCGGCCCAAGTTGTCCAAAACAATAACGGTGGAGTTTGAATGCCGAGAAGGATCTGAAGTAACGTCAACGTTTACCAGGAAGATGATGTGGATAAAAAAATGCTACTGCGAAGACTGTGTCAACGAAAACGACATCTTTTCAATCGGATATGGCGTAGGCATGGGAAATGACGTTGCAAGGTTAACGTAG
- the LOC143444421 gene encoding uncharacterized protein LOC143444421, whose protein sequence is MSSSMEAEMARFEEEISAGQDPSANENYQDDKPNFNDFNPPPPPPMMPPPMFLPHSLQKGSNQPPFGDQRNEENHLPEHEDLARDNGNALPDNFDGPCNSEMPFHGQNNFKAQSDSEFSAPADNQFEPQPIGQSQPIGPPGVGSMSGPRMNAGAPPPMGPGSSRLPNHGQQRMRPPMPMGHGPGGPPGPMGHGPGGPQGPMGHGLGGPPGPMGPSGPRPGGPPRPMGPPQRMGPGPMGPPGPMLPGPMMPPGPMGPRGPGMMGPHGPGMGLRGPRPLGPGDESGMIGPMPPMPGFFPPPVLDFGDMLPKPQAVYSSAPVLKKRTIENKSEEKEKEIPNAKELKKDAKKIMAEKDMEVAEAKISSKAGLPLGAEKMPELGPQAGPQIPQMHSSPFPQQPMLYGLSPLAGNPEQAKAAAQATQKRKKIIRTAAGNKWEDPTLQEWDSSDYRIFCGDLGNEVTDDTLARIFSRYSSFQKAKVVREKHSKKSKGYGFVSFKDPNDFIRAMREMNGKYVGNRPIKLRKSNWKDRNIEVVRKKVKEKKKLGYKT, encoded by the exons ATGTCTTCTAGTATGGAAGCTGAAATGGCCCGCTTTGAAGAGGAGATCTCGGCGGGCCAGGACCCATCAGCTAATGAAAATTATCAAGATGATAAACCTAACTTCAATGATTTTAACCCACCGCCTCCTCCTCCAATGATGCCCCCACCAATGTTCTTACCTCATTCCTTGCAAAAAGGTTCAAATCAGCCACCATTTGGCGATCAACGCAATGAAGAAAACCACCTTCCTGAACACGAGGATCTTGCAAGAGACAATGGGAATGCATTACCTGATAACTTTGATGGACCATGTAATAGTGAAATGCCTTTCCATGgccaaaataatttcaaagctCAGTCAGATTCAGAGTTTTCTGCTCCTGCAGATAATCAATTTGAGCCACAGCCTATTGGACAAAGTCAACCTATAGGACCACCTGGTGTTGGGTCAATGTCTGGCCCTCGTATGAATGCTGGAGCACCGCCACCAATGGGTCCCGGTTCTTCTAGGCTTCCAAATCATGGACAACAAAGAATGAGACCTCCAATGCCAATGGGGCATGGTCCAGGAGGACCCCCAGGTCCAATGGGGCATGGTCCAGGAGGACCTCAGGGTCCAATGGGGCATGGTCTAGGAGGACCTCCGGGTCCAATGGGTCCATCTGGGCCCAGACCTGGTGGCCCGCCTAGACCTATGGGACCTCCTCAAAGAATGGGACCTGGACCAATGGGTCCGCCAGGACCTATGCTACCAGGACCAATGATGCCTCCTGGTCCAATGGGACCTAGAGGACCAGGAATGATGGGGCCTCATGGACCTGGTATGGGTCTTAGAGGTCCAAGGCCTTTGGGCCCAGGTGATGAATCTGGAATGATAGGTCCAATGCCACCTATGCCTGGCTTTTTCCCTCCACCAGTTTTAGACTTTGGGGATATGTTACCAAAGCCGCAAGCTGTCTACTCTTCTGCCCCAGTCTTAAAGAAGAGGACCATAGAAAACAAAAGTGAAGAGAAGGAGAAAGAAATTCCAAATGCTAAAGAATTAAAGAAAGATGCCAAGAAAATCATGGCTGAGAAAGACATGGAAGTAGCTGAGGCAAAAATT TCATCTAAAGCTGGCCTCCCTCTGGGCGCTGAAAAGATGCCAGAGCTGGGCCCACAAGCTGGTCCTCAGATTCCACAAATGCATTCTTCACCGTTTCCTCAACAGCCTATGCTTTATGGACTTTCCCCTTTAGCAGGAAACCCCGAGCAAGCAAAAGCCGCAGCACAAG CAACACAGAAGCGAAAAAAGATAATCAGAACTGCGGCTGGAAATAAATGGGAAGATCCAACACTTCAGGAATGGGATTCTAGTGACTacag AATATTTTGTGGTGACCTTGGCAATGAAGTGACTGATGACACACTTGCTCGTATATTCAGTCGCTATTCTTCATTTCAAAAGGCTAAAGTTGTTCGTGAGAAACATTCCAAAAAAAGTAAAGG GTATGGATTTGTCAGTTTTAAAGATCCAAACGATTTCATTCGCGCCATGAGAGAGATGAATGGAAAATACGTTGGAAATCGACCAATAAAACTGCGTAAGAGTAACTGGAAAGATCGTAATATTGAAGTCGTTCGGAAGAAAGtcaaggaaaagaaaaagcttGGCTACAAAACATGA
- the LOC143444437 gene encoding peptidyl-prolyl cis-trans isomerase-like 4: MSVIIETTLGDITVDLYVDERPRSCLNFLKLCKVKYYNYCLFHNVQRNFIAQTGDPTGTGRGGESLFRLLYGDQAKFFDAEKMPKIKHKTAGVVSMVNDGNGYHGSQFLITLGENLDSLDGIHTVFGEVAEGMDVVMKISEAFCDKENRPYQDIRITHTVILDDPLDDPTGLVIPDRSPEPTKEQLEGCFRIGADESVIDDEGIDQEEIKKIEEKKEATHKAQILEIIGDIPDKDVKPPDNVLFVCKLNSVTTDDDLEIIFSRFGTIVSCEIIRDWKSGESLQYAFVEFETSEMCEKAYHKMDNVLIDDRRIHVDFSQSVSKMKFPRSNQQKEGEKNPKKEEKRDRSKSPSRKKRHRDASSPTGLRHRSVTPTYREKRRNRDVSPLRGYKRHYNTSPSRERRRDNSSPLRHHRRHRDVSPESRHSNKSYSRIRRPDYDRNGSRDSSSSPTSEERKRKMKKEKKKNKQKQRRRGSSSDSEESDNLSSDKEVRCGKHRKRSVQKEDFRRHKHRT, encoded by the exons ATGTCTGTAATCATAGAAACCACACTGGGTGATATTACTGTAGATTTGTATGTCGATGAAAGACCAAGATCATGCTTAAACTTTCTGAAACTGTGCAAGGTGAAATATTACAACTACTGTCTTTTTCACAATGTTCAGAGAAATTTTATTGCACAGACTGGGGATCCTACAG GCACTGGACGTGGAGGTGAATCATTATTCCGTCTGCTTTATGGTGATCAAGCCAAATTCTTTGATGCAGAAAAAATGCCAAAGATAAAGCATAAGACAGCCG GGGTGGTTTCCATGGTGAATGATGGCAATGGATATCATGGCTCTCAATTCCTCATCACTCTTGGAGAAAATCTTGACTCCCTGGATGGAATCCACACTGTGTTTGGCGAAGTGGCCGAAG GTATGGATGTTGTGATGAAGATTAGCGAAGCGTTTTGCGATAAAGAAAATCGACCATACCAAGACATCAGAATCACTCACACGGTTATCCTCGATGACCCACTGGATGACCCCACTG ggCTGGTAATCCCAGATCGGTCGCCAGAGCCGACAAAGGAGCAGTTGGAGGGATGTTTTCGGATAGGAGCAGACGAGTCCGTCATTGACGACGAGGGAATTGATCAAGAAGAGATTAAGAAAATCGAAGAAAAGAAAGAAGCTACCCATAAAGCACAG ATCTTAGAAATCATCGGTGACATCCCGGACAAAGATGTGAAACCTCCCGATAACGTTTTATTCGTCTGTAAACTCAACTCTGTAACAACAGATGATGACCTGGAGATTATATTTTCAAG GTTTGGGACAATTGTTTCTTGTGAAATTATTCGGGATTGGAAGTCAGGGGAGTCCTTGCAATATGCGTTCGTTGAGTTTGAAACCTCAGAGATGTGTGAAAAAGCTTATCACAAAATGGACAACGTGCTTATTGATGATCGAAGGATTCATGTTGACTTCAGTCAGTCTGTGTCTAAAATGAAATTCCCAAGATCAAACCAACAAAAG GAAGGTGAAAAAAATCCGAAGAAAGAGGAGAAACGTGACAGAAGCAAGTCACCATCTCGAAAGAAACGTCATCGCGACGCCTCATCGCCTACAGGATTACGTCATCGAAGCGTGACGCCAACTTATCGTGAAAAACGACGTAATCGCGACGTTTCACCGTTACGCGGCTACAAACGTCACTATAACACGTCACCAAGTCGAGAAAGACGGCGTGATAATTCGTCGCCTTTGCGTCATCATCGACGTCATCGAGACGTTTCGCCGGAATCACGTCATAGTAATAAAAGTTATTCTAGAATCAGAAGGCCGGATTATGATAGAAACGGGTCACGTGATTCTAGTTCATCCCCGACCAGTGAAGAGAGAAAaaggaaaatgaaaaaagagaaaaagaaaaataaacagaagcAACGACGCCGGGGTTCCAGCTCTG ATTCTGAGGAAAGCGATAATTTGTCATCGGACAAGGAGGTAAGATGCGGGAAACACCGGAAGCGATCCGTACAGAAAGAAGACTTCCGGAGGCATAAACACAGGACCTGA
- the LOC143468453 gene encoding uncharacterized protein LOC143468453 translates to MRASDFPAITVVKKDGKYYSLDNRRLYIFRVLHHKGKLPTIAVNLINDSINPSKFTTKNDGRKICVRQGSTLHHEIPTPPPSPVRESTKEDDHEIQEILLEVMEKVEKFLEETAGKSGQNSPELASNLPQQTSIETDNGESDENNALTDYRQVDNGIEIKTSKLLGKRKRWKRNNSVEGKFHKRFCHATSLRLHEFKIQWYRKKVKESKLKLLRKRICSSVHQN, encoded by the exons ATGAGAGCATCGGATTTTCCCGCAATAACAGTCGTTAAAAAGGACGGAAAATATTACAGCCTGGACAATCGCAGATTATACATTTTTCGCGTGCTTCATCACAAAGGAAAATTGCCTACAATTGCAGTCAATCTTATTAATGATAGCATCAACCCAAGTAAGTTTACCACCAAAAATGACGGCAGAAAAATTTGTGTCCGACAAGGTTCTACATTACATCACGAAATACCAACTCCTCCTCCAAGTCCAGTGCGAGA GAGTACAAAAGAGGACGATCACGAAATTCAGGAAATTCTTCTTGAGGTTATGGAAAAGGTTGAGAAGTTTCTTGAGGAAACTGCTGGAAAATCAGGACAAAATTCTCCTGAGTTAGCTTCTAACTTGCCTCAGCAAACGTCAATAGAAACAGATAATGGCGAATCAGACGAAAACAATGCATTAACTg ATTATCGCCAAGTGGACAATGGTATCGAGATAAAAACATCCAAATTGCTGGGGAAAAGGAAGAGATGGAAAAGGAACAATTCAGTTGAAGGAAAGTTTCACAAGAGATTTTGTCACGCGACAAGTTTAAG ATTACATGAGTTCAAAATACAATGGTATCGCAAGAAGGTGAAAGAGAGTAAGCTGAAGCTTTTAAGGAAAAGAATTTGTTCATCCGTGCATCAGAATTAG
- the LOC143466152 gene encoding uncharacterized protein LOC143466152, protein MRASDFPAITVVKKDGKYYSLDNRRLYIFRVLHHKGKLPTIAVYLTNDSINPSKFTTKNDGRKICVRQGSTLHHEIPTPPPSPVRESTKEDDHEIQEILLEVMEKVEKFLEETAGKSGQNSPEFSSNLPQQASIETDNGESDENNALTDYRQVDNDIEIKTSKLLGKRKRSKRNNSVEGKFHKRFCHATSLRLHEFKIQWYRKKVKESKLKLLRKRICSSVDQN, encoded by the exons ATGAGAGCATCGGATTTTCCCGCAATAACAGTCGTTAAAAAAGACGGAAAATATTACAGCCTGGACAATCGCAGATTATACATTTTTCGCGTGCTTCATCACAAAGGAAAATTGCCTACAATAGCAGTCTATCTTACTAATGATAGCATCAACCCAAGTAAGTTTACCACCAAAAATGACGGCAGAAAAATTTGTGTCCGACAAGGTTCTACATTACATCACGAAATACCAACTCCTCCTCCAAGTCCAGTGCGAGA GAGTACAAAAGAGGACGATCACGAAATTCAGGAAATTCTTCTTGAAGTTATGGAAAAGGTTGAGAAGTTTCTTGAGGAAACTGCTGGAAAATCAGGACAAAATTCTCCTGAGTTTTCTTCTAACTTGCCTCAGCAAGCGTCAATAGAAACAGATAATGGCGAATCAGACGAAAACAATGCATTAACTg ATTATCGCCAAGTGGACAATGATATCGAGATAAAAACATCCAAATTGCTGGGGAAAAGGAAGAGATCGAAAAGGAACAATTCAGTTGAAGGAAAGTTTCACAAGAGATTTTGTCACGCGACAAGTTTAAG ATTACATGAGTTCAAAATACAATGGTATCGCAAGAAGGTGAAAGAGAGTAAGCTGAAGCTTCTAAGGAAAAGAATTTGTTCATCCGTGGATCAGAATTAG